A region from the Desulfitobacterium dehalogenans ATCC 51507 genome encodes:
- a CDS encoding DUF6530 family protein, producing MKIPTSLKHKPVIVSENYENVDGRYAYKSDAKGLSLGLAQWNDRGKVDISAKVWRYTGEKWSRQSEELPLHRILDLAILVCRAKLHFREAYRYDNLYDLEKPVIDRIGLQGDAMTVAVCTDNEKINEDIKLFNQALCNDDELLGERLRALSAILKEMGY from the coding sequence ATGAAAATACCAACCAGCTTAAAGCATAAGCCGGTGATCGTATCCGAAAACTATGAAAACGTGGATGGCCGTTATGCCTATAAGTCTGATGCCAAGGGCCTTTCCTTAGGGTTAGCTCAGTGGAATGATCGGGGTAAAGTGGATATTTCTGCTAAAGTATGGAGATATACTGGAGAAAAGTGGTCCAGACAATCGGAAGAACTTCCACTTCATCGAATTCTTGATTTAGCAATTTTGGTATGCCGGGCTAAGCTTCACTTTCGGGAAGCCTATCGTTATGATAATCTCTATGACTTGGAAAAACCGGTAATTGACAGAATTGGTCTACAAGGTGATGCTATGACGGTGGCTGTCTGCACTGATAATGAGAAAATCAATGAAGATATAAAGCTGTTTAATCAGGCTCTATGCAATGATGATGAGCTTTTAGGAGAGCGCCTGCGAGCTCTCTCAGCGATTCTTAAGGAGATGGGGTACTAA
- the pdxS gene encoding pyridoxal 5'-phosphate synthase lyase subunit PdxS — MDHKRYELNKELAQMLKGGVIMDVTTPEQAKIAEAAGACAVMALERIPADIRAVGGVSRMSDPKMIKGIMEAVSIPVMAKCRIGHFVEAQILEAIEIDYIDESEVLSPADDVYHIDKTRFKVPFVCGAKDLGEALRRINEGASMIRTKGEPGTGDIVQAVRHMRMINRQINRIVGMREDELFQEAKELQVPYDLVLYVHEHKRLPVVNFAAGGVATPGDAALMMQLGAEGVFVGSGIFKSGDPERRAQAIVKAVTNYQDPKVLAELSEDLGEAMVGINEQEIELLMAERGK, encoded by the coding sequence ATGGATCATAAACGATATGAATTGAACAAAGAATTGGCTCAGATGTTAAAGGGCGGCGTGATTATGGATGTGACCACCCCGGAGCAAGCTAAAATTGCGGAGGCTGCCGGTGCCTGTGCGGTGATGGCCTTGGAGAGGATTCCGGCGGATATACGGGCCGTCGGCGGAGTTTCCCGCATGAGCGATCCCAAAATGATTAAAGGAATCATGGAGGCTGTCTCGATTCCCGTGATGGCTAAATGCCGTATTGGTCATTTTGTGGAGGCCCAGATTCTGGAGGCTATTGAAATCGATTATATTGATGAGAGTGAAGTTCTTTCCCCGGCAGATGATGTATACCACATTGATAAGACCAGATTCAAGGTGCCTTTCGTCTGTGGAGCGAAGGATTTAGGGGAGGCTTTGCGCCGCATCAACGAAGGGGCTTCCATGATTCGCACCAAGGGGGAACCGGGTACCGGGGATATTGTTCAGGCGGTGCGCCATATGCGGATGATCAATCGCCAAATTAATCGCATTGTCGGCATGAGGGAAGATGAGCTGTTTCAAGAGGCCAAAGAGCTGCAGGTGCCCTATGATTTAGTACTTTATGTTCATGAGCATAAACGCTTGCCGGTGGTCAACTTCGCCGCCGGTGGTGTGGCAACCCCTGGGGATGCGGCCCTGATGATGCAGCTGGGGGCTGAAGGAGTATTTGTAGGCTCAGGTATCTTTAAATCCGGAGATCCGGAAAGAAGGGCTCAAGCCATCGTCAAGGCCGTGACCAATTACCAGGACCCCAAGGTCTTGGCAGAGCTCTCTGAAGATCTGGGTGAAGCCATGGTGGGGATTAACGAACAGGAAATCGAGCTGCTTATGGCAGAACGGGGCAAGTAA
- a CDS encoding GIY-YIG nuclease family protein, whose protein sequence is MDRKKELKEQYKQTRSDMGIVGIRSKKEAWYYIEGTQNLRATLNGIRFKLETGFFPCRELLKKWKEQGEEHFTFEVLEQLEYDKDETKTDYTDDLALLLMEWEEKLEGQGFTVVKR, encoded by the coding sequence ATGGATAGGAAAAAGGAACTCAAAGAGCAATATAAGCAGACGAGGTCTGATATGGGGATCGTAGGGATTCGCTCAAAGAAAGAGGCCTGGTATTATATTGAGGGAACTCAAAATCTGAGGGCGACCCTCAATGGCATACGGTTTAAGCTGGAGACCGGGTTCTTTCCCTGCCGGGAGCTGCTGAAGAAATGGAAGGAGCAAGGGGAAGAACACTTTACCTTTGAAGTTCTTGAACAGCTTGAATATGATAAGGATGAGACCAAGACCGATTACACCGATGACCTTGCCCTCTTACTGATGGAGTGGGAAGAGAAATTAGAGGGTCAGGGGTTCACAGTAGTCAAACGGTAG
- the ilvA gene encoding threonine ammonia-lyase: MSTLLTLKQIQEAQKAIHPYIHRTLLDHSSNLSALAGTEIYLKLENLQKTGSFKVRGAMNKALKLSEEEKKKGVLAASAGNHAQGVAMAAARIGIPSTIVMPENAPLAKVSATEGYGAQVILSGAVFDDAYQKAVEIQKETGATFIHAFDDLEVMAGQGTIGLEVFEELPEVDTVLVPIGGGGLIAGIAVALKSLKPSVRIIGVQAAGAASMAYALNIGKPEPLAQANTLADGIAVKRAGDLTFATVRDYVDEMVTVEEEEISQAILLLMERTKTLAEGAGAVAVAAALQGKINLKSQKTVLILSGGNIDVNFLAQIIERGLRRSGRTMACQLLLPDQPGNLEKVIDLISQERANIINIEHSRYDLSVPLRSARVHMLLETQSIEHQKRIIQRLEGAGYPLVIN; the protein is encoded by the coding sequence ATGTCGACACTACTGACTTTAAAACAGATTCAAGAAGCTCAAAAAGCAATCCACCCCTATATTCATCGGACACTTCTGGATCATTCAAGTAATTTAAGCGCCCTTGCAGGAACGGAGATATACCTTAAGCTGGAGAATCTGCAAAAGACCGGTTCCTTCAAGGTTCGAGGTGCTATGAATAAGGCGCTTAAGCTTTCGGAAGAGGAGAAGAAAAAAGGAGTCCTAGCCGCTTCCGCCGGTAATCATGCCCAAGGGGTAGCCATGGCGGCTGCCCGTATCGGGATTCCCTCGACGATTGTCATGCCGGAAAATGCACCCTTGGCTAAAGTATCCGCTACGGAAGGATACGGAGCCCAGGTCATTCTCTCTGGGGCGGTTTTCGATGATGCTTATCAGAAGGCTGTGGAAATCCAAAAGGAAACAGGGGCAACGTTCATCCATGCCTTTGACGACCTAGAAGTTATGGCCGGGCAAGGTACCATCGGCTTGGAAGTTTTTGAAGAACTGCCTGAGGTGGATACAGTCCTTGTTCCCATCGGGGGAGGAGGGCTGATCGCGGGGATTGCTGTAGCTTTGAAATCGCTTAAGCCTTCTGTACGCATTATCGGTGTTCAAGCGGCCGGAGCGGCAAGCATGGCTTATGCTCTGAACATTGGTAAGCCCGAGCCCTTAGCACAAGCCAATACCTTGGCTGATGGAATTGCTGTGAAAAGGGCAGGGGATCTAACCTTCGCAACGGTCCGAGATTATGTGGATGAGATGGTGACCGTTGAGGAAGAAGAGATTAGTCAAGCTATTTTATTGTTAATGGAACGGACCAAGACCCTTGCTGAAGGGGCAGGCGCAGTTGCGGTAGCAGCTGCACTTCAAGGCAAGATCAACCTTAAAAGTCAGAAAACTGTCCTCATCCTCAGCGGGGGGAATATTGATGTGAATTTCCTTGCTCAGATTATCGAGCGGGGGCTTAGGCGCTCCGGACGTACCATGGCTTGTCAGCTTCTTCTGCCGGATCAACCCGGCAACTTAGAAAAGGTTATCGATCTTATATCCCAAGAGCGGGCCAATATCATTAACATCGAACATTCTCGCTATGATTTATCCGTTCCCCTGCGCTCAGCTCGTGTCCATATGCTTCTCGAAACCCAAAGTATTGAACACCAAAAGCGCATTATCCAGCGATTAGAGGGTGCCGGGTATCCCCTGGTCATTAACTGA
- a CDS encoding PLP-dependent aminotransferase family protein, whose product MLTYSFETIGSESMYEYLYHCIKTDILQKKLKPDEKLPSKRVFAKNLGVSVITVENAYAQLAAEGYIYTQPKRGYFVANLEKQTLQPTLEKSRDGLQPKKEPAYYADFVKNSVAPDSFPFSVWAKLLRDVMDTENQTSLLSDTSVGGVMELRQALAEHLYQFRGLSVEPEQIIVGAGTQYLYSVIIQLLGRNRTYGVEDPGYTRLSKIYESNDVKCCHILMDDFGVIPESLKSCGTDILHITPSHHFPTGIVMPVSRRYELLSWAAQEKERYIIEDDYDCEFRLFGKPIPTLQSIDVMEKVIYINTFSKSLAPTFRISYMVLPKHLVNLFYRQLGFYSCTVSTFEQFTLARFISEGYFEKHINRMRTYYRKQRDAILKTLRQSELNPYITIQEEDSGLHFLMEVNTDVEDAKLIAAAKDVGIRISCVSQYYHGKPGDQTHKIIINYSGLETEKIETAIERLSESIVNVVQQDKS is encoded by the coding sequence ATGCTTACCTATTCCTTTGAAACGATAGGGTCAGAAAGCATGTATGAATATCTCTATCACTGTATCAAAACCGATATTCTGCAGAAGAAATTAAAGCCTGATGAAAAACTTCCCTCGAAACGTGTTTTTGCTAAGAATCTGGGGGTAAGTGTGATCACCGTGGAAAATGCCTACGCCCAGCTTGCAGCCGAGGGCTATATTTATACCCAGCCCAAACGGGGCTATTTCGTCGCTAATCTGGAAAAACAAACCCTCCAACCTACTCTGGAAAAATCACGGGACGGCCTCCAACCCAAAAAAGAGCCGGCCTATTATGCCGACTTCGTCAAAAATTCCGTAGCCCCGGACTCTTTCCCCTTTTCTGTCTGGGCGAAGCTGCTGCGGGATGTGATGGATACGGAGAACCAGACTTCCCTGCTTTCCGATACTTCTGTGGGCGGGGTCATGGAACTTAGGCAAGCCCTTGCCGAGCATCTTTACCAATTCCGAGGTCTATCGGTGGAGCCGGAGCAGATTATCGTCGGCGCCGGAACCCAGTATCTTTACAGCGTCATTATTCAACTCCTGGGCAGAAACCGTACCTACGGCGTGGAGGATCCCGGCTATACCCGGCTCTCTAAAATCTATGAAAGCAATGATGTGAAATGCTGTCATATCCTCATGGATGACTTCGGGGTCATCCCGGAATCCTTAAAAAGCTGCGGAACCGATATTCTTCACATTACTCCCTCTCATCACTTCCCCACCGGAATCGTCATGCCTGTCAGCCGGCGCTATGAGCTCTTAAGCTGGGCAGCCCAGGAAAAAGAACGCTATATCATTGAAGATGACTATGACTGTGAGTTTCGCCTCTTTGGCAAGCCCATCCCTACCCTGCAAAGTATCGACGTCATGGAAAAGGTCATCTACATCAACACCTTTTCCAAGAGCCTTGCCCCTACCTTCCGGATTAGCTACATGGTTCTCCCCAAACATCTGGTGAACCTTTTTTATCGTCAGTTAGGCTTTTATTCCTGTACCGTCTCCACCTTTGAGCAGTTCACCCTGGCAAGATTTATTTCGGAAGGCTATTTTGAAAAGCATATTAACCGCATGCGAACCTATTATCGCAAGCAGCGGGATGCCATCTTGAAAACCCTCCGTCAAAGTGAGCTAAACCCTTATATCACCATTCAGGAAGAGGACTCAGGACTGCACTTTTTGATGGAAGTCAATACCGATGTAGAAGATGCCAAACTAATTGCCGCAGCCAAAGATGTCGGAATCCGCATTTCCTGTGTCTCTCAGTATTATCATGGCAAGCCTGGTGATCAGACTCATAAAATCATCATCAATTACTCCGGATTGGAAACAGAAAAAATTGAAACAGCGATTGAACGGCTAAGTGAAAGCATTGTGAATGTAGTTCAACAGGATAAAAGCTAA
- a CDS encoding HAD family hydrolase, giving the protein MDKLRDIEGIIFDLDGTLWDATEPVRVSWNKALKEFDQEQGLQTDEISIDQIKSVMGLQIPEIGKKLFPSFSEEVRNRIMDRGGEIECEYLKKHGGILYPHVEKTLETLAQKYKLFIVSNCQVGYIEAFYFAHRLEKYFVDYENPGRTGLTKGENIQLIMRRNKLKNTVYVGDTLGDAKAAQVAGIPFIYASYGFGRVENYTEVIDSFEQLLGMLT; this is encoded by the coding sequence ATGGATAAATTGCGGGATATTGAGGGTATAATTTTTGATCTGGATGGGACTTTATGGGATGCCACAGAACCGGTACGGGTGTCCTGGAATAAAGCCTTAAAGGAATTTGACCAGGAACAGGGACTGCAAACAGATGAAATATCGATAGACCAAATCAAAAGTGTTATGGGACTTCAGATTCCCGAGATTGGAAAAAAGCTTTTTCCTTCCTTTTCAGAGGAGGTTCGGAATAGAATCATGGATCGGGGCGGTGAGATCGAATGCGAGTATTTAAAAAAGCATGGGGGAATTTTGTATCCTCATGTGGAGAAGACGTTGGAGACTCTTGCCCAAAAGTATAAGCTTTTTATCGTAAGCAATTGTCAGGTGGGTTATATCGAGGCCTTCTATTTCGCCCATCGGCTGGAGAAGTATTTTGTGGATTATGAAAATCCAGGCAGAACGGGTCTGACCAAGGGCGAGAACATTCAGCTTATTATGAGGCGTAATAAGCTGAAGAATACAGTCTATGTAGGGGATACTCTAGGAGATGCCAAGGCGGCTCAAGTGGCTGGGATTCCGTTTATTTATGCAAGTTATGGCTTTGGTCGTGTGGAAAATTATACTGAAGTTATTGATAGCTTTGAGCAATTGCTTGGAATGTTAACCTAA
- the pdxT gene encoding pyridoxal 5'-phosphate synthase glutaminase subunit PdxT: MRVGVLAVQGAFIEHEKILQDFGVECLELRNGKDVRQDVDGLILPGGESTTQGKLLRELDMFEPLREKIAAGLPVLATCAGLILLAGQLANDSARYFATLPVTVKRNAYGRQLGSFYTEEQFGDLGEVPMTFIRAPYIESAGEGVEILAKVHGDIVGVRYRNQIGLSFHPELDEDRRIHQMFLGSINGGKSSPCKKKAV; the protein is encoded by the coding sequence ATGAGGGTGGGGGTACTGGCTGTACAAGGAGCCTTCATCGAGCATGAGAAGATTCTTCAGGACTTTGGGGTAGAGTGCCTTGAGCTTCGCAATGGCAAAGATGTCCGCCAGGATGTTGATGGGCTGATTCTCCCCGGCGGGGAGAGCACGACCCAAGGCAAGCTGCTCAGAGAACTGGACATGTTTGAACCTCTGCGGGAAAAAATCGCCGCGGGTCTCCCTGTTTTAGCTACCTGTGCGGGTCTTATTCTCCTTGCGGGGCAGCTTGCCAATGATTCTGCCCGTTACTTTGCAACATTACCGGTCACGGTGAAGCGCAATGCTTACGGCAGACAATTGGGCAGTTTTTACACTGAGGAGCAATTCGGAGATTTGGGCGAGGTCCCGATGACCTTTATTCGTGCCCCCTACATTGAATCCGCTGGAGAGGGTGTTGAGATCCTTGCCAAGGTCCATGGAGATATCGTTGGTGTCCGCTATAGGAATCAAATCGGCCTTTCTTTTCATCCGGAATTGGACGAGGACAGAAGAATTCATCAGATGTTTCTAGGCAGTATCAACGGAGGGAAGAGTTCTCCATGTAAGAAAAAAGCTGTCTGA
- the abc-f gene encoding ribosomal protection-like ABC-F family protein, with the protein MLLVECSNVKKYFGDRLIIDIKKLSLYSEDRIGIVGINGVGKTTLLNLLSQKLPPDEGWVKVNGQSSTVSQMEPPEHEMISQEMASKFKIPMTYSESMSGGEKTRFKLADCLSQNSAMIFADEPTSNMDMEGIELIEHYFAEYSGGLFLISHDRTLLDGLCNKILELEDGRIKVYPGNYSSYSEQKARERERAQFEYEQYVSEKKRLERVVIETSEKSKSIRKTPRRMGNSEARLHKMGNQKAKANLDRAQKSVETRIEQLEVKEKPKQIEKIKLDIADAQKLHSKVIIEGKKLNKAFAGKIIFQNAEFRIENEARVALIGPNGCGKSTLLKMIINRDDSIRVAPSARIGYFSQDLSILDEDASILGNVMEESIHEESFVRRLLARLLFKGDAVYKKVNVLSGGERVKASFAKILCQDFNLLILDEPTNYLDINSMEVIEDVLQNYERSLLFVSHDRRFISSVANHIMTIENHSIKTFKGSYEEYLAQKNKGVDRAKEEIEKEIFVLQNRLTEVVGRISMPTKKDKVEDLDKEYYAILTEVKRLKAMLKL; encoded by the coding sequence ATTTTATTAGTTGAATGCAGCAATGTAAAAAAATATTTCGGAGACCGTTTGATTATTGATATCAAAAAATTAAGCCTTTATTCTGAAGATAGAATCGGAATCGTTGGTATTAATGGAGTGGGTAAAACCACCTTGCTAAACCTTCTCAGTCAAAAACTTCCACCTGATGAGGGGTGGGTGAAAGTCAATGGTCAATCCTCAACGGTTTCCCAGATGGAACCACCTGAGCATGAAATGATCAGTCAAGAAATGGCGTCGAAATTCAAAATTCCCATGACCTATAGCGAGAGTATGAGCGGTGGCGAAAAGACCCGCTTTAAGCTGGCGGATTGCTTAAGCCAAAACAGTGCGATGATCTTTGCCGATGAGCCCACCAGCAATATGGATATGGAGGGAATCGAGCTGATTGAGCATTATTTTGCAGAGTATTCCGGCGGATTATTCCTCATTTCTCATGACCGTACCCTCCTTGATGGTTTATGCAATAAGATTCTGGAATTGGAGGATGGCCGGATTAAAGTTTATCCGGGCAATTACAGCAGCTATAGTGAGCAGAAGGCTCGGGAAAGAGAAAGGGCCCAGTTTGAATATGAGCAATACGTTTCAGAAAAAAAGCGGCTGGAGAGGGTTGTGATCGAGACCAGCGAAAAATCAAAGTCGATTCGGAAGACACCCCGTAGGATGGGGAATTCTGAGGCCAGGCTTCATAAGATGGGGAATCAAAAAGCTAAAGCTAATCTTGACCGGGCACAAAAAAGTGTGGAGACAAGAATCGAGCAACTGGAGGTTAAGGAAAAACCTAAGCAAATCGAGAAGATCAAGCTGGATATTGCTGATGCTCAGAAACTTCATAGTAAAGTGATTATCGAAGGTAAGAAGCTCAACAAAGCCTTTGCAGGTAAAATAATCTTTCAAAATGCGGAGTTCCGTATTGAAAACGAGGCAAGGGTAGCTTTGATTGGGCCTAATGGATGCGGAAAGAGCACCTTGCTTAAAATGATCATCAACCGGGATGATTCCATAAGAGTTGCTCCCAGTGCCCGAATCGGCTACTTTAGTCAGGACTTAAGTATATTGGATGAAGATGCCAGTATCCTGGGCAATGTGATGGAAGAAAGCATCCATGAGGAGAGTTTTGTAAGAAGGTTATTGGCCCGGCTGCTTTTTAAAGGAGATGCAGTGTATAAGAAAGTAAATGTGTTGAGCGGGGGTGAGCGAGTAAAAGCTTCCTTTGCCAAGATTCTCTGTCAAGACTTTAATCTATTAATCCTCGACGAACCGACCAATTATCTTGACATCAATTCCATGGAGGTTATTGAGGATGTCCTGCAAAACTATGAGCGCTCATTGCTTTTTGTTTCCCATGATCGTCGCTTTATCAGCTCAGTGGCGAATCATATCATGACCATCGAGAATCATAGTATCAAAACCTTCAAGGGGAGTTATGAAGAGTATTTGGCACAGAAAAACAAAGGGGTTGACAGGGCAAAAGAAGAGATTGAGAAAGAAATTTTTGTCTTGCAGAACCGCTTGACGGAAGTGGTAGGCAGAATTTCCATGCCTACTAAAAAAGATAAGGTTGAAGATCTTGATAAGGAGTATTATGCTATTTTAACTGAAGTAAAGAGGCTCAAGGCTATGCTGAAGCTTTAG
- a CDS encoding SOS response-associated peptidase codes for MCGRLILSNPMDILVRFQVSEVDLTPRYNMAPSQDIPVIINDGSNRLAMYRWGLIPYWAKDISIGNQLINARGETVDEKPSFKYSLPRRRCLVVADGFYEWRKEGGRKYPYRITLKNNELFGLAGLWDTWTSPAGEVIHSCTIITTVANELILPLHDRMPVILSREAESIWLDPNVTDSQLLKSLLTPYPAEQMSVYEVTSRVNSPKFDNPECLVAAVPGLF; via the coding sequence ATGTGCGGACGTCTGATTCTCTCTAATCCTATGGATATTCTAGTACGCTTTCAAGTTTCTGAAGTCGACCTAACACCACGCTATAATATGGCACCGTCACAAGACATTCCGGTCATCATTAATGATGGCTCGAATCGTTTGGCTATGTACAGGTGGGGTCTTATCCCCTACTGGGCAAAGGATATAAGTATAGGCAATCAATTGATCAATGCCCGGGGAGAGACGGTGGATGAGAAGCCAAGCTTTAAATACAGTCTGCCACGGAGGCGTTGTCTGGTTGTGGCGGATGGATTTTATGAGTGGAGGAAAGAGGGAGGCCGTAAGTATCCTTATCGGATTACCTTAAAGAATAATGAACTCTTTGGCTTGGCCGGCTTATGGGACACCTGGACATCCCCGGCTGGGGAAGTGATTCACTCCTGTACCATTATCACCACCGTGGCTAATGAGCTGATACTGCCTTTACATGATCGGATGCCTGTGATTTTATCCAGAGAAGCTGAATCCATCTGGTTAGATCCTAATGTCACGGACAGCCAGCTCTTAAAAAGCCTTCTTACCCCTTATCCGGCTGAACAGATGTCTGTTTATGAGGTGACAAGCCGCGTCAACTCCCCAAAATTCGATAATCCGGAGTGTTTGGTTGCAGCTGTACCCGGATTGTTCTAG
- a CDS encoding MerR family transcriptional regulator translates to MEYTVQRLAHLAGVSPRTLRYYDEIGILKPARISSSGYRIYGQQEVDRLQQILFYRELGMSLEGIKDIITSPDFDGTKALWEHREKLLEKREQLEQLIENVEKTIAQKEGRITMSDKEKFEGFKRKLIEENEAKYGEEIREKYGEETVEKSNRKLMNMTKEQYDELTKLGEDVLATLYEAFKTGDPAGELAQKTADLHRQWLTYSWPSYTKEAHAGLAQMYVDDPRFTAYYDEKQPGAAEFLRDAVFIYTGMKK, encoded by the coding sequence ATGGAATACACAGTGCAAAGATTGGCTCATTTGGCAGGAGTCAGCCCGCGAACCCTCAGATACTATGATGAGATCGGGATTCTTAAGCCGGCTAGAATCTCTTCTTCAGGGTATCGAATCTATGGGCAACAGGAAGTAGACCGCCTGCAACAGATTTTATTTTATAGGGAGTTGGGGATGAGCTTGGAAGGAATTAAAGATATAATTACCTCTCCTGATTTTGATGGGACAAAGGCACTGTGGGAACATCGTGAGAAGCTTCTGGAAAAAAGAGAGCAATTGGAGCAACTCATTGAAAATGTCGAGAAGACCATTGCTCAAAAAGAAGGGAGAATCACTATGTCCGACAAAGAAAAATTTGAAGGATTTAAACGTAAGTTGATTGAAGAGAATGAAGCCAAATATGGTGAGGAAATTCGGGAAAAGTACGGTGAAGAGACCGTTGAGAAATCCAACCGGAAGCTTATGAACATGACCAAGGAGCAATATGATGAGCTGACCAAGCTTGGTGAAGATGTGCTGGCAACTCTTTATGAGGCCTTCAAGACCGGGGATCCTGCCGGGGAGCTGGCTCAAAAAACAGCTGATCTTCATCGTCAGTGGCTCACTTACTCCTGGCCCAGCTACACTAAGGAGGCTCATGCGGGGCTGGCTCAGATGTATGTGGATGATCCGAGATTTACAGCCTATTATGATGAGAAACAACCGGGAGCCGCGGAATTCCTTAGAGATGCAGTCTTTATTTATACCGGGATGAAGAAGTAA
- a CDS encoding DUF2089 domain-containing protein, which translates to MDYKIPHQCPICKHEMRVTKLACTHCPTMVEGEFRTCKFCKLPDDQLLFVETFLKCRGNIKEVEKELGISYPTVRSRLDCVIESLGDHKRE; encoded by the coding sequence GTGGATTATAAGATTCCTCATCAATGTCCGATTTGTAAGCATGAGATGCGTGTGACCAAACTGGCCTGTACCCATTGTCCTACAATGGTCGAAGGAGAATTTCGCACTTGTAAATTTTGCAAGTTGCCCGATGATCAGCTCCTTTTTGTAGAAACCTTTCTTAAATGCCGAGGAAATATAAAAGAGGTTGAAAAGGAATTGGGAATCTCATACCCAACTGTGCGAAGTCGTCTCGATTGTGTGATAGAGTCGTTGGGTGACCATAAAAGAGAATGA
- a CDS encoding threonine aldolase family protein: MISFKNDYSEGAHPQILEALLKSNYVQENGYGEDSYSQAAAEVLHKKLENDSVDIHFLAGGTQTNLIAISAFLRPHEAAIAAHTGHIFVHETGAIEATGHKVLTAEVKDGKLTPAHVEEILNAHTDEHMVKPRLVYISNATEVGTAYSKEELRLLSEFCREKKLYLFMDGARLGSALCSEGNDLTLSELPDLLDAFYIGGTKNGALLGEALVLCNEELKQDFRYHMKQKGALLAKGRVLGIQFLELFRDNLFFDLAIHANTMAYKLRDGLKEAGVPFLSESHSNQIFPIFANEVVEELKSRYRFEIWGKVDEGHTAIRLVTSWATREEAVASFMKDIRQVLSA, from the coding sequence ATGATCAGTTTTAAAAACGACTATAGCGAAGGCGCTCATCCGCAAATTCTGGAGGCTTTGCTGAAATCGAACTATGTTCAGGAGAATGGGTATGGTGAAGACAGCTATTCCCAAGCGGCAGCAGAGGTTCTCCATAAAAAACTTGAAAATGATTCCGTAGATATTCACTTTCTGGCTGGAGGTACTCAAACCAACCTGATCGCTATTTCTGCTTTTTTAAGACCTCATGAGGCTGCTATCGCAGCCCATACCGGCCATATTTTTGTCCATGAGACGGGAGCCATCGAGGCCACCGGTCATAAGGTTCTGACAGCCGAGGTGAAGGATGGCAAGTTAACCCCTGCTCACGTCGAAGAAATTCTGAATGCTCATACCGATGAACATATGGTGAAGCCCCGGCTGGTCTATATCTCCAATGCGACGGAAGTAGGAACGGCCTACAGTAAAGAAGAACTGCGACTGCTCAGTGAATTTTGCCGGGAGAAAAAACTCTATCTCTTTATGGATGGGGCAAGACTCGGTTCCGCTTTGTGTTCGGAAGGAAATGATTTGACTTTATCTGAATTGCCCGATCTACTGGATGCCTTTTATATCGGCGGGACAAAAAACGGGGCACTACTGGGCGAAGCTTTGGTGCTGTGCAATGAGGAATTAAAGCAGGATTTTCGCTACCATATGAAGCAAAAGGGGGCCCTTTTAGCTAAAGGGAGGGTTCTGGGAATTCAGTTTTTGGAGCTTTTTCGGGATAATCTCTTTTTTGATTTGGCAATCCACGCCAATACCATGGCCTATAAGCTGCGGGATGGATTAAAAGAAGCAGGGGTTCCTTTTCTTTCGGAATCCCATTCCAATCAGATCTTTCCCATTTTCGCCAACGAAGTGGTGGAAGAGCTGAAGAGCAGATACCGTTTTGAAATTTGGGGCAAAGTCGATGAGGGACACACGGCGATCCGCTTGGTGACATCCTGGGCGACACGGGAGGAGGCGGTGGCTTCTTTTATGAAAGATATCCGTCAGGTGCTTAGCGCCTAA